The Achromobacter pestifer genome includes a region encoding these proteins:
- a CDS encoding S24 family peptidase: MTFQKRITQAFNEEAARRADAAEPRLTKTDLWKAAGASSGAATHWFNGSNGMDMATCIKVAPLLRVNAQWLYDGTAPKLPARGGSLAAAALAPPPAPWPFPGIPEEQVRALPPDQLNKLQGALALAIAQLKLGIDVFPVPAAPQMPTVLRSDSLVDAYLSRDEFPMRIDGLPAAPWEGGKTTRQTEREGRIRISTQTGVVANVGVGEPPAANDRFEKVPELADVRLAAGDPIENHAEEQTGMIQFRKSFLRSVGADNGKARVVYAKGDSMEPVIRDGAALLVVPNESLTLQDIAAGGVYAINYDGKMIVKTVARERLTGQWMARSFNPLHDDIPLENGASVRVLGRVVWAGARLRDDEAGQWRPE, from the coding sequence ATGACCTTTCAGAAGCGAATCACACAGGCGTTCAACGAGGAGGCGGCCCGCCGGGCGGACGCGGCCGAGCCACGCCTTACCAAGACAGACCTATGGAAGGCAGCCGGCGCCTCTTCCGGCGCGGCGACGCATTGGTTCAATGGCTCCAACGGCATGGATATGGCGACCTGCATCAAGGTTGCCCCGCTGCTGCGCGTGAACGCGCAATGGCTGTATGACGGCACCGCCCCGAAACTGCCGGCACGCGGTGGCTCCCTTGCCGCCGCGGCGCTGGCGCCTCCGCCCGCGCCGTGGCCCTTCCCCGGCATCCCGGAAGAACAAGTGCGCGCATTGCCCCCGGATCAGCTGAACAAGCTGCAGGGCGCGCTCGCATTGGCGATCGCCCAGTTGAAGCTGGGGATAGACGTCTTCCCGGTTCCTGCCGCGCCGCAGATGCCGACGGTCCTGCGTAGCGACTCGCTGGTGGACGCCTATCTATCCCGCGACGAATTCCCCATGCGCATCGATGGCCTGCCCGCGGCACCCTGGGAGGGCGGCAAGACCACGCGCCAGACCGAGCGCGAAGGCCGGATCCGGATCAGCACCCAGACAGGCGTCGTCGCCAACGTAGGCGTGGGCGAACCGCCCGCCGCCAACGACCGATTCGAGAAGGTCCCCGAGCTGGCCGACGTGCGCCTGGCGGCGGGCGACCCCATCGAAAACCACGCCGAAGAGCAGACCGGCATGATCCAGTTCCGCAAGTCATTCCTGAGGTCGGTAGGCGCGGACAACGGCAAGGCCCGCGTGGTCTATGCCAAAGGCGACAGCATGGAACCCGTCATTCGTGACGGCGCCGCGCTGCTGGTGGTTCCCAACGAAAGCCTGACGCTGCAGGACATTGCCGCTGGCGGCGTCTATGCCATCAACTATGACGGCAAGATGATCGTTAAGACGGTGGCCAGGGAACGGCTCACCGGCCAATGGATGGCCCGGTCGTTCAATCCCTTGCACGATGACATCCCGCTGGAGAACGGGGCATCGGTGCGGGTGCTGGGGCGGGTCGTGTGGGCGGGCGCAAGGTTGCGGGATGATGAGGCGGGGCAGTGGCGGCCTGAGTGA